One genomic segment of Pedobacter endophyticus includes these proteins:
- a CDS encoding gliding motility lipoprotein GldH produces the protein MAQRTNLLPNKTSALVCCALMMITFLAGCTNSIIDSNVELDNRRWSYRNHIANSFEIKESSTPYNIYFKLRVTANYKYSNIFILAHFKDGNKVVTRRYQYKLAKNDGEWLGSGSGNVFSYTLPMLTNYRFAHNGKFTIEIEQNMRDNPLLEVSDAGILIENAE, from the coding sequence ATGGCTCAGAGAACAAACCTGCTTCCGAATAAAACATCTGCACTGGTGTGTTGCGCCCTGATGATGATTACATTTTTGGCGGGATGTACTAACAGTATTATCGACAGCAATGTGGAGTTGGATAACCGTAGATGGTCTTATCGTAATCACATCGCTAACTCGTTCGAGATTAAGGAAAGTTCAACGCCCTACAATATTTATTTTAAGTTACGCGTTACGGCCAATTACAAATATTCGAACATTTTTATCCTTGCCCATTTTAAAGATGGAAATAAGGTCGTTACCAGGCGCTATCAATACAAATTAGCCAAAAACGACGGCGAATGGCTGGGCAGTGGCTCGGGCAACGTATTTAGCTACACGTTGCCCATGCTTACCAACTATCGCTTCGCCCACAACGGAAAGTTCACCATCGAAATTGAACAGAACATGCGTGATAATCCACTTTTGGAAGTTAGCGATGCCGGTATTCTGATCGAAAATGCAGAATAA
- a CDS encoding response regulator produces MSAKIKSIVHQANDQINEPKTFLKKIKEAETMALKSKNAIDFLRIYKAKALFYHYNKNFKASKPYIIKIKRLLPYCNDLIEQAHTYELLFVLEPFPRDESMKNLLMALKLYEEHGTLKDQIDVNYNLAVQYKRDKNWSAAIKHALLAAKVISLTHKKPGTKKFLDLFLLESYTELGDFENAREMLNKAKATFRKLSAENRNVLYRYLFFKNASNFYAKTKQLNEMAKMNAAVFASIDSVRKLDLSKLNDVLRIENELEMKKAELKRVTLEAELNESKIRAGQILIAFICFLLILSIAISIYLKRNSKKITAFNEALEKKNADLESMAAKLEEALKAKTQFLNVMTHELFTPINGIALISHNLRAEMGKSGFNQNLKLLEFSSNYLYRLLKNIVDAKSIEKKDSKLNVEKTNLKSFIRLVSKTAQIFLKTSTNKFEHQVDENIPVPLLVDSVKLSQILINLLNNANKFTSKGQIFLSVDLKTDTETRAEVLFKVIDTGIGIKAKSISYIFDKFSHESESIRRKYGGSGIGLYIVKHFLRLHNSKIAVHSRKGQKTTFSFSIWFDKVGASDAPRVELREKATGNILLVDDNQMNLVLTKRLLESNGFSCDTTESGLDALEILRKKNYDLILMDIMMPGLNGFETTKKMREENIKEPVIALTAIDIDQNKADFEQAKFAAVLTKPLIPDRFFKTIRATLTGQRNRS; encoded by the coding sequence TTGTCTGCAAAAATCAAAAGCATTGTTCACCAGGCGAACGACCAGATTAACGAACCGAAAACATTCTTAAAAAAAATTAAGGAAGCAGAAACCATGGCGCTTAAAAGTAAAAACGCCATCGATTTTTTGCGTATTTACAAAGCCAAAGCACTCTTCTATCATTACAATAAAAACTTCAAAGCCAGCAAACCTTATATCATTAAAATTAAGCGCTTGCTGCCTTATTGTAATGATTTGATTGAGCAAGCACATACTTACGAACTGCTTTTTGTGTTGGAGCCATTTCCACGAGATGAAAGTATGAAAAACCTGTTGATGGCCCTTAAGCTTTACGAAGAACATGGCACACTGAAAGACCAAATAGATGTAAACTATAATTTGGCAGTGCAGTACAAGCGTGATAAAAATTGGAGCGCAGCCATTAAACATGCCTTGTTAGCGGCCAAAGTGATCAGCCTAACGCATAAAAAACCGGGCACCAAAAAATTTCTGGATTTGTTCTTACTGGAATCTTATACGGAATTGGGCGATTTTGAAAACGCCAGGGAAATGCTGAACAAAGCCAAAGCTACTTTTCGGAAACTTAGCGCAGAAAACAGAAACGTGCTCTACAGATACCTGTTCTTTAAAAACGCATCAAACTTTTACGCCAAAACGAAGCAATTGAACGAGATGGCAAAAATGAATGCCGCAGTTTTCGCCTCCATCGATAGCGTTCGGAAATTGGATCTCAGCAAACTAAATGACGTACTAAGGATTGAAAATGAGCTGGAAATGAAAAAGGCGGAGCTAAAGCGGGTTACGCTTGAGGCCGAACTAAATGAATCGAAAATAAGGGCGGGCCAGATTTTAATCGCCTTTATTTGTTTTTTACTCATCTTATCCATTGCAATTTCGATCTACCTTAAGCGAAATTCGAAAAAGATAACGGCCTTCAATGAAGCGCTTGAAAAAAAGAATGCCGATTTGGAAAGCATGGCTGCAAAGCTGGAGGAAGCCCTGAAAGCAAAAACCCAGTTTTTAAATGTAATGACACACGAGCTTTTTACCCCCATCAATGGTATCGCCTTAATTTCGCATAATTTAAGGGCCGAAATGGGCAAAAGTGGTTTTAATCAAAATCTCAAACTGCTCGAATTTTCGAGCAACTATCTATATCGGCTGCTAAAGAACATTGTTGATGCCAAATCGATAGAGAAAAAAGACTCAAAGCTGAATGTAGAAAAAACAAATCTGAAATCCTTTATCCGGCTTGTTTCAAAAACGGCTCAGATTTTCCTCAAAACTTCGACCAACAAATTTGAGCACCAGGTTGATGAAAATATACCTGTTCCACTGCTCGTCGATTCGGTTAAGCTTTCGCAAATCCTGATTAATTTGCTTAACAATGCCAACAAATTTACTTCAAAAGGCCAAATCTTCCTGAGTGTAGATTTGAAAACGGACACCGAAACGCGTGCCGAGGTTTTATTTAAGGTGATTGATACGGGAATTGGTATCAAGGCAAAATCGATAAGTTATATTTTCGATAAGTTTAGCCACGAATCAGAATCCATCAGGCGAAAATATGGAGGCAGCGGCATTGGACTGTACATTGTAAAGCATTTTCTTAGGCTGCACAACAGCAAAATAGCTGTTCATAGCCGCAAAGGGCAAAAAACTACATTTTCGTTCTCAATTTGGTTCGACAAAGTTGGTGCGAGCGATGCGCCGCGTGTGGAACTCCGCGAAAAGGCAACAGGCAACATCCTTTTAGTCGACGATAATCAGATGAATCTTGTGCTCACAAAAAGGCTTCTAGAATCAAATGGTTTTAGCTGCGATACCACCGAAAGCGGGCTGGATGCACTTGAAATATTACGGAAAAAAAATTACGACCTGATTTTAATGGACATCATGATGCCGGGGCTGAATGGCTTTGAAACCACTAAAAAAATGCGGGAAGAAAATATAAAGGAGCCGGTAATAGCCTTAACGGCGATAGATATTGACCAAAATAAGGCTGATTTTGAGCAAGCAAAATTTGCAGCGGTATTAACCAAACCGCTGATACCTGATCGCTTTTTTAAAACCATTAGAGCCACGCTTACCGGCCAACGCAACCGCAGTTAA
- a CDS encoding response regulator: protein MVDKVNHQIYNGKIDLKTIYKAERLALKTKNAVDLLRVYKLKVLFYYYNKDYYNGKPYIAKIEKLLPYCEDPLEKADTYQTLFVVDAYPPDENKANLLKAFELYKKYGQAEDQIDINYNLAICYNRENDSKNAIMHSLLALEAIDETHTKSEMKKYLYLFLFEAYTELNEFTKAKEMLNLIDSIAGKLKQANHFTFTYLLQKNTSKFYYKTKQYKKLAEINDQVFASIDSVRKMDLMKLNDALSVESELKIKNKELEHLKIKQQLENRNEQIFIIFISLLLILFIIISIFLKRNSREVNAINQELELKNKDLAAMTTELGDALKAKTEFLNLMTHELFTPINGISIISQNLKTETDKKSFDENIELLEFSSNHLYRLLKNIVDAKFIEKQVLILKPEAVNFQSFMGSVAQTANFFLKTSTNKFKYFIDANIPDPLLVDSVKLSQILLNLLNNANKFTANGLVSLQVNLEVETATKAKISFKVTDTGIGIDAAILERIFDKFSHGSDEIKEKFGGSGIGLYIVKHFLLLQDSEITVESQKGNTVFSFSIWFDKAFEMGKSDKTVTQKSKGEILLVDDNRINLILTKKLLESNGFVCDTIESGFDALELLRKKNYDLILMDIMMPGLNGFETIKKIREENITDPIIALTAIDIDQNTTEFEQADFTAVLSKPLVHDCFFKTITAILAKNSHRS from the coding sequence ATGGTCGATAAAGTAAATCATCAGATCTACAATGGAAAAATAGATCTTAAAACCATTTACAAAGCAGAACGTTTGGCACTTAAAACCAAAAATGCAGTCGATCTTTTGCGGGTTTACAAGCTGAAAGTACTCTTCTATTACTATAATAAAGATTATTATAACGGAAAACCTTATATAGCCAAAATCGAAAAGTTGCTGCCCTATTGTGAAGATCCATTGGAGAAGGCCGATACCTACCAAACGCTCTTTGTGGTAGATGCATACCCACCGGACGAAAATAAAGCAAATTTACTGAAAGCATTTGAGCTTTATAAAAAATATGGACAGGCTGAAGACCAAATCGACATAAACTACAACCTGGCGATATGCTATAATCGGGAGAATGATTCCAAAAATGCCATTATGCATTCGTTATTGGCGCTTGAAGCTATCGACGAAACGCATACAAAATCAGAGATGAAAAAATATCTCTACTTATTTTTATTTGAAGCCTACACTGAACTTAATGAGTTTACAAAGGCTAAAGAAATGCTGAATTTGATTGACTCAATTGCTGGTAAATTAAAACAAGCAAATCATTTCACATTTACGTATTTGTTACAAAAAAATACATCAAAGTTTTATTACAAAACAAAGCAATATAAAAAGCTGGCAGAAATAAATGATCAGGTGTTTGCATCTATTGATAGTGTGCGAAAAATGGATCTGATGAAACTGAATGATGCATTAAGTGTTGAAAGCGAGCTGAAAATTAAAAATAAAGAACTAGAACACCTCAAAATTAAGCAACAACTTGAAAACAGGAATGAGCAGATTTTCATCATTTTCATTTCTCTTTTACTCATTCTATTTATTATCATATCAATCTTCCTGAAGAGAAACTCGAGAGAGGTAAACGCCATTAACCAAGAGCTTGAATTAAAAAATAAGGATCTGGCGGCCATGACAACGGAGCTCGGCGACGCTTTAAAGGCCAAAACAGAGTTTCTGAACTTAATGACGCACGAACTTTTTACGCCCATTAATGGCATTTCAATTATCTCGCAAAATTTAAAGACAGAAACCGATAAGAAAAGCTTCGATGAAAATATTGAGCTGTTGGAGTTTTCGAGCAACCATTTATATCGCTTGTTGAAAAATATTGTAGACGCTAAGTTCATAGAAAAGCAAGTTCTTATTCTTAAACCAGAGGCTGTAAATTTTCAATCTTTTATGGGCTCCGTAGCCCAAACGGCAAATTTCTTTCTCAAAACCTCCACAAACAAATTCAAGTATTTTATTGATGCTAACATCCCCGATCCGCTGCTTGTCGATTCGGTGAAGCTATCGCAAATACTGCTCAATTTATTAAATAATGCCAATAAGTTTACCGCTAACGGCCTTGTTTCATTGCAGGTAAACCTCGAGGTTGAAACCGCTACTAAGGCGAAAATATCGTTTAAGGTTACCGATACAGGGATTGGTATTGATGCAGCGATTTTGGAACGGATTTTTGATAAATTCAGTCATGGATCAGATGAAATAAAGGAAAAATTTGGAGGCAGCGGCATTGGGCTTTACATTGTAAAACATTTCCTCTTGTTACAAGATAGCGAGATCACGGTAGAAAGCCAAAAAGGGAATACGGTGTTTTCTTTTTCTATCTGGTTTGATAAAGCTTTTGAAATGGGAAAATCGGATAAAACGGTGACTCAAAAATCAAAAGGAGAAATACTTCTGGTGGATGACAACAGAATTAACCTGATTCTTACCAAAAAGCTTTTAGAATCAAATGGTTTCGTTTGTGATACAATCGAAAGTGGATTTGACGCCCTTGAACTATTAAGGAAAAAAAACTACGACCTCATATTGATGGACATCATGATGCCGGGCCTTAATGGGTTTGAAACTATTAAAAAGATCAGGGAAGAAAACATAACAGACCCGATTATAGCTTTAACCGCCATCGATATTGATCAAAATACGACCGAATTTGAGCAAGCAGACTTTACAGCGGTGTTAAGTAAGCCCTTGGTGCACGATTGTTTTTTTAAAACGATTACAGCAATACTTGCCAAGAATAGCCACCGAAGTTGA
- a CDS encoding UDP-N-acetylmuramoyl-tripeptide--D-alanyl-D-alanine ligase: MTSTETLYSHYLEHPQVSTDTRNITKDCIFFALKGDNFNANEFAEQALDNGAAFAVVDEEQYAKNERCLLVDDVLTALQNLARHHRKQLNIPVIGLTGSNGKTTSKELINAVLAERYKTFATSGNLNNHIGVPLSILSIGSDVQIAVIEMGANHQKEIELLCTIAQPTHGIITNVGMAHLDGFGGFEGVKKGKAELYAYLKENHGYTFINRNNPYLLEMSNTAGLNKLIYYGTEHGNTIKGNLKSSDPFIEVEWTNHEVATTVKTNLTGSYNFENILAAICIGDFFDMEPDQINAGLAGYQPKNNRSQLTKTERNTVICDFYNANPSSMEAALNNLSALSSPQKVAILGDMFELGPESAKQHELIAQQATQSGLNEVILIGKHFYGFKDVLDATFFETPGEAANYLQQNVMNNNLILLKGSRGMKLENLLQYL, translated from the coding sequence ATGACCTCGACCGAAACCCTATACAGCCATTACCTTGAGCACCCGCAAGTATCTACCGACACCAGGAACATCACTAAGGATTGCATTTTCTTTGCGTTGAAGGGCGATAATTTTAATGCGAATGAGTTTGCTGAGCAGGCTTTGGATAATGGTGCGGCCTTTGCTGTTGTTGATGAGGAACAATATGCCAAGAATGAGCGCTGCTTACTGGTTGATGACGTGCTGACGGCCTTACAGAATCTTGCCCGCCACCACCGTAAACAGTTAAACATCCCGGTTATCGGGTTAACGGGCAGTAACGGCAAAACAACAAGCAAGGAATTGATCAATGCGGTTTTGGCCGAGCGTTATAAAACGTTTGCTACTTCTGGCAATCTGAACAATCACATTGGCGTGCCGCTTTCCATTTTATCCATTGGCAGCGATGTGCAAATTGCGGTAATTGAAATGGGTGCCAATCATCAAAAAGAAATTGAGCTGCTTTGTACCATCGCCCAGCCTACGCATGGCATTATTACCAATGTGGGTATGGCGCATTTAGATGGCTTTGGCGGGTTTGAAGGCGTAAAAAAGGGCAAGGCCGAGCTGTACGCTTATTTGAAAGAAAACCATGGTTACACCTTTATCAACAGAAACAACCCTTACCTGTTGGAAATGAGCAACACTGCAGGGCTTAATAAACTGATTTATTACGGTACGGAGCATGGAAATACAATAAAGGGAAACTTAAAAAGCAGCGATCCTTTTATTGAGGTAGAGTGGACCAATCATGAAGTTGCAACAACAGTAAAAACCAACTTAACCGGAAGTTACAATTTCGAAAATATACTGGCGGCAATCTGCATTGGCGATTTCTTCGACATGGAGCCCGACCAAATTAACGCTGGCCTGGCAGGCTATCAGCCCAAAAACAATCGCTCGCAGTTAACCAAAACCGAGCGCAACACGGTAATCTGCGATTTTTACAATGCCAACCCGAGTAGCATGGAAGCCGCCCTAAATAACCTTTCGGCACTTTCTTCGCCCCAAAAAGTTGCCATTTTGGGCGATATGTTCGAGCTTGGCCCCGAATCGGCAAAGCAGCACGAGTTAATTGCACAGCAAGCTACACAAAGCGGATTAAATGAGGTTATCTTAATTGGAAAACATTTTTACGGGTTTAAAGACGTACTTGATGCGACTTTCTTCGAAACACCGGGCGAAGCGGCCAACTACCTTCAACAAAACGTAATGAATAACAACCTCATTTTATTGAAGGGTTCGCGAGGCATGAAACTGGAAAACTTGCTGCAATATTTGTAA
- a CDS encoding M14 family metallopeptidase, with product MKKSLTLSLFLLISFLAVQAQIKSPDEFLGYELGNHFTPHHRVVDYFRQAAAASSSNIKLVEYGKTNEGRPLLAAFISTAENIARLDQIKANNTKLASGTTNSVDLALQPAIVWLSYNVHGNEANSTETSMKMLYTLASGKNAEANQWLQNTVVVIDPCLNPDGRDRYVNYFNSVVGKTPNPDPMSREHIEPWPGGRANHYYFDLNRDWAWQTQIESQQRLALYNEWMPQIHVDFHEQGYNEPYYFAPAAEPVHQDITPWQRNFQVVVGKNNAKYFDAQGWGYFTKERFDLLYPSYGDTYPLYNGSIGMTYEQGGIRAGLIVINNEGDTLTLKDRIAHHFTTGMSTVEVSSLNHDKLLAEYVKYFRQELATAPGIYKTFVIKPTNLSRQKKLAELLTKNKIEFSYGADKSGKGYDYDTQKEESFTVNRNDLIVNVQQTRAVLANVLLEPKTLVTDSNTYDITAWALPYVYGLKAYASKESFKGRFSSLAEDQSSAMDMDKPLAWLFSWGAAEDVQVLIALQKENVRVRQADQPFTVSGKDYPAGTLIVLRVENEKSNQAIKDKVVAIATRFKKPVQAIASGLVDKGKDFGSNVYPILNEPKIAVVSGSEVSSLAFGEVWFYLEHDLNLSPGIINAKDINSLDIGKINTLILPDGSYGSFIGDGLVAWLKKGGRLILMEDAIESVLDKKGFDIKKKEVVVNKNAKPTPSKLLFKDKDKDDYDYAIPGAIYRINLDASHPFSYGLGKWYYSLKTDRKIYVPFVEGWNVGQVNDKSLMAGVVGKKVREELKTGLLIGVQDLGKGQVVYLANDPLFRNFWESGKTLFGNILFCNY from the coding sequence ATGAAGAAAAGCCTTACGCTCAGTCTGTTTTTACTCATTTCGTTTCTAGCCGTTCAAGCACAAATCAAATCGCCCGATGAGTTTTTGGGTTACGAACTTGGCAATCACTTTACACCGCACCACCGTGTGGTCGATTATTTTCGGCAGGCTGCGGCTGCATCTTCGAGCAATATAAAACTGGTAGAATATGGCAAAACGAACGAGGGCAGGCCGCTTCTTGCTGCTTTTATCTCAACGGCAGAAAATATTGCAAGGCTAGATCAAATCAAGGCAAATAATACAAAATTAGCTTCAGGAACAACAAATTCGGTCGATTTGGCCCTTCAACCCGCAATTGTTTGGTTAAGCTACAATGTTCATGGCAATGAGGCAAATTCTACTGAAACATCCATGAAAATGCTTTATACATTGGCCTCGGGTAAAAATGCTGAAGCCAACCAATGGCTGCAAAATACGGTTGTGGTGATCGACCCATGCCTCAATCCCGATGGTAGAGATCGGTATGTGAACTATTTTAATAGTGTTGTTGGCAAAACGCCTAACCCCGATCCAATGTCGAGAGAACATATCGAACCCTGGCCGGGCGGCAGGGCTAACCATTATTATTTCGATCTGAACCGCGATTGGGCCTGGCAAACACAAATAGAGAGCCAGCAACGATTGGCTTTATATAACGAATGGATGCCGCAAATACACGTCGATTTTCACGAACAAGGCTACAATGAACCATACTATTTTGCGCCCGCCGCAGAGCCTGTACATCAGGATATTACGCCTTGGCAGCGCAATTTTCAGGTTGTGGTGGGTAAAAACAATGCGAAGTATTTTGATGCCCAGGGCTGGGGCTACTTTACCAAAGAACGATTCGATCTGCTCTACCCTTCTTACGGAGATACTTACCCGCTGTATAATGGATCAATTGGAATGACTTACGAGCAAGGTGGAATAAGGGCTGGCTTGATCGTAATTAATAATGAAGGTGATACTTTGACTTTAAAGGATAGGATTGCCCACCATTTCACCACAGGGATGTCGACCGTTGAGGTGTCGTCATTAAATCACGATAAGCTTTTGGCGGAGTATGTCAAGTATTTTCGGCAGGAATTGGCTACCGCTCCGGGTATTTATAAAACATTTGTAATCAAACCCACTAACTTGTCGCGGCAGAAAAAGTTGGCAGAATTGTTAACAAAAAATAAAATCGAGTTCAGTTATGGCGCCGACAAATCGGGTAAAGGCTACGACTACGATACACAAAAAGAAGAAAGTTTTACCGTTAATCGTAACGATTTGATCGTTAATGTACAACAAACCAGGGCCGTTTTGGCAAACGTTTTATTAGAACCAAAAACGCTCGTAACCGATTCAAACACCTACGATATTACGGCCTGGGCCCTGCCTTATGTTTATGGATTAAAAGCTTATGCCAGCAAGGAAAGTTTCAAAGGAAGGTTTTCGTCGCTAGCCGAAGATCAGTCTTCGGCCATGGATATGGATAAGCCATTGGCCTGGCTCTTTTCGTGGGGCGCTGCCGAAGATGTTCAGGTATTAATTGCCTTGCAAAAGGAAAATGTGCGGGTTCGACAAGCCGATCAGCCGTTTACTGTTTCTGGTAAGGATTACCCGGCCGGAACCCTGATTGTTTTACGGGTTGAAAATGAAAAATCGAACCAAGCTATTAAAGATAAGGTTGTTGCCATTGCCACTAGGTTCAAAAAACCCGTTCAGGCTATTGCAAGTGGGCTTGTTGATAAAGGGAAAGATTTTGGATCAAACGTTTACCCGATTCTTAATGAACCGAAAATCGCAGTTGTTTCCGGCAGTGAAGTGTCATCTTTGGCTTTTGGCGAAGTTTGGTTCTATCTGGAGCACGATTTGAATCTATCGCCAGGCATAATCAATGCTAAGGATATCAATAGTCTCGATATTGGAAAAATAAACACATTGATATTACCTGACGGCAGTTACGGTAGCTTTATTGGCGACGGGTTGGTGGCCTGGCTGAAAAAAGGAGGGCGATTAATATTGATGGAAGACGCCATTGAAAGCGTTCTTGATAAAAAAGGCTTTGATATTAAGAAAAAGGAAGTTGTTGTAAACAAGAATGCAAAGCCTACACCGAGCAAGTTGCTTTTTAAGGATAAAGATAAGGACGATTATGATTACGCCATCCCCGGAGCCATTTACAGGATCAATCTCGATGCTTCTCACCCCTTCTCTTACGGTTTGGGAAAGTGGTATTATAGCTTAAAAACCGACCGGAAAATTTATGTGCCTTTTGTTGAGGGCTGGAACGTGGGTCAGGTAAACGATAAGAGCTTGATGGCTGGCGTTGTGGGCAAAAAGGTAAGAGAAGAACTAAAAACGGGCTTATTAATCGGTGTGCAGGACCTTGGCAAAGGCCAGGTAGTTTACCTCGCCAACGATCCTTTGTTTAGAAATTTTTGGGAAAGCGGAAAGACGCTTTTTGGCAATATTCTGTTTTGTAATTACTAA
- a CDS encoding carboxypeptidase-like regulatory domain-containing protein, with protein sequence MKKLLQSLFILMFVASSALAQERTITGTVTSQEDGLPIPGATVRVKEIPNLGAQTNADGQYSFTVPSTAKTFVFSYLGYRAKEMVLSGSSVLNVALVSDVTSLNEVVVTAGGISIQRRQQGNQSTTVKAEELTQGKAFNVASALTGKVAGLQVNAVSSGVNPSVRLVLRGNRSLLGNNQALVVVDNVIVPSDILGNLNPEDIESIEVLNGAGAAALYGSDASNGALIIQTKKGKRGASTINVSHTTNIEQVSFLPQLQERFGSGTGNDDIPTYTPYENQQYGPASMALSVQLASRWLMVQFNQFLIHLIQMKIKMPFGKQAFLTKQILICLQVMIKGRITSLVSTSIKKARFLETSTTDLRCVLTVNVT encoded by the coding sequence ATGAAAAAACTTCTACAAAGTTTGTTCATACTTATGTTTGTTGCAAGTTCTGCACTGGCACAAGAGAGAACAATTACTGGTACGGTAACATCTCAGGAAGATGGGCTGCCGATACCGGGCGCTACTGTTAGGGTCAAGGAGATCCCTAATCTAGGCGCACAAACCAATGCAGACGGACAATATTCTTTCACTGTTCCTTCCACGGCTAAAACATTCGTGTTTAGTTATCTAGGTTACAGGGCAAAAGAAATGGTTCTTTCAGGGAGCAGCGTCTTAAACGTCGCTTTGGTATCTGATGTGACTTCTTTAAACGAGGTTGTTGTAACTGCGGGCGGTATCAGTATTCAGCGCCGTCAACAGGGTAATCAATCGACAACTGTTAAGGCAGAAGAACTTACACAAGGAAAAGCATTTAATGTGGCAAGCGCCTTAACAGGTAAAGTCGCAGGCTTACAGGTAAATGCCGTGAGTAGTGGTGTTAACCCGAGCGTTCGTCTGGTGCTTAGGGGTAACCGCTCTTTGCTGGGTAATAACCAGGCGCTGGTTGTGGTTGATAATGTCATTGTGCCAAGTGATATCTTGGGAAATTTAAATCCCGAGGATATTGAAAGCATTGAGGTTTTAAATGGAGCCGGTGCTGCTGCGCTTTATGGATCTGACGCTTCCAACGGTGCTTTGATTATTCAAACCAAAAAAGGTAAAAGGGGCGCTTCAACTATCAATGTAAGCCATACCACCAACATAGAGCAGGTTAGTTTTTTGCCTCAGCTACAAGAACGTTTTGGTTCCGGAACAGGTAACGATGACATTCCTACATATACTCCTTACGAAAATCAACAGTATGGCCCAGCTTCGATGGCGTTGTCCGTCCAATTGGCAAGCCGTTGGCTGATGGTTCAATTCAATCAGTTCCTTATTCATTTAATTCAGATGAAAATAAAAATGCCTTTTGGGAAACAGGCGTTTCTAACCAAACAGATTTTAATATGTCTTCAGGTGATGATAAAGGGACGTATTACTTCTCTGGTCAGTACTTCGATCAAAAAAGCACGGTTCCTGGAGACAAGTACAACAGATTTACGATGCGTATTAACGGTGAACGTAACCTGA